From a region of the Eretmochelys imbricata isolate rEreImb1 chromosome 6, rEreImb1.hap1, whole genome shotgun sequence genome:
- the SRCAP gene encoding helicase SRCAP isoform X3: MGSGIKGTGGKSGTGSGLPRERETVEVESDEEEEFSAHTGDSETGSPERRLGCQGTQELDSSSQRLLDQNEAGSQHALEQDDSTSATSKAIGARGEEQGSSKMQSHPPQQHHALRSEIAPDKMTGSNPVSPASSGSPASSGSVSPPHLTHDSSLDSHLGFDVPRLQSKALASPGVYASDPASMWDKTHAEIAEQAKHEAEIENRIAEMKKEGFWSLKRLSKVPEPVRPKVHWDYLCEEMQWLSADFAQERRWKRGVARKVVRMVIRHHEEQKQKEERAKREEQAKLRRIASSIAKEVKQFWSNVEKVVQFKQQSRLEEKRKKALDLQLDFIVGQTEKYSDLLTQSLNETFPIASKTGSSSHISSSHAGSTTSSPPPPPHLTDEEDGDFQPHEESDDEETIEVEEQQEGNDSETHRREIELLKQESELPLEELLQSLPTQILENSCSAAPSICSSNNEEEETARESEEELGHGRSAWGGQGSPFEVGGPGPSLSSQPSTSCLQQEKAKSVMQRNKRPWKPDKEDEEFTANEEEAEDEEETIDAEEKLEGDMDHRKELDDLAQEGELPMEELLQRYAGAYASDFEMDESDSSSDASEPSTSEYEEESEDEDSSSQSDSTAEEESEEEEESQEEEEEEEEDTPAEEATAVSREEDFGVEYLLKRDEDRGEGRNDTAPTLGPKKEITDIAATAESLQPKGYTLATTQVKTPIPYLLRGTLREYQHIGLDWLVTMYEKKLNGILADEMGLGKTIQTISLLAHLACEKGSWGPHLIIVPTSVMLNWEMEIKRWCPSFKILTYYGAQKERKLKRQGWTKPNAFHICITSYKLVLQDHQAFRRKNWKYLILDEAQNIKNFKSQRWQSLLNFNSQRRLLLTGTPLQNSLMELWSLMHFLMPHVFQSHREFKEWFSNPLTGMIEGSQEYNESLVKRLHKVLRPFLLRRVKVDVEKQMPKKYEHVIKCRLSKRQRYLYDDFMAQATTKETLATGHFMSVINILMQLRKVCNHPNLFDPRPIHSPFITQGICFSTASLVLCALNRDPFKHVDMGIFDLINLEGRVSRYEADTFLPKWKVTRKLIEEIAESPDPPPRPKPVKMKVNRMLQPVPKPENRTVVLVNSPRPVAPLQRPMAPVLPEALAPMHPMGPVLPGPIQPPLLPHPMAVPISLPLPLPPSPVPVPPAARPQGPTLVPTLSQNNAAAAMLQAPVSAPQVLPTLMPAAQLVPNAPQPPVLPAPATAAAASTLKPGPVPAPAVRLATNPLNPGAVGSMMKPVTVHSTTSTLPGYNFPATSAVQQRLLLSPDMQARLPSGEVVSIAQLASLANRPLQSAPGSKPLTFQIQGNKLTLTGTQVRQVTMAQPRQLQRNVVHLVSAGGQHHIISQPAQVALIQAMTQQGGQAQGGVQAMSGPQPTTILPAPASATTAATTSAAISVPIAATQVPSSMVNSSGVVKIVVRQAPRDGLVPAPALQQPPRPATATTLPSLPAALMAQRAQLPVAPMPPVRLPTQPLVPVRAPTPLQALVRPMIRVVQAQVPSMEQSAPAPAPPSPATAAPLPIPPATTVAAAVCPALAPRPAAAPSPVPKEEPETLMLRSTTPTPPPPSPRAPRHRRQPPPPPRSPFYLESLEEKRKKQKEERLDRLFRLNEQHCNLAPIYGTEVLRLCTLFPPSPPREQEEEGQEAAPELDGWRGASYSHCYVAQVHRDPQHLEMYWQRATAVAQAILTPQQRVEQLADIIERFIFAMPPVEAPAITIHTSHPPPSLLLHQAIFKETLRREISPRASGLHRIVCNMRTQFPDLRLIQYDCGKLQTLDLLLRQLKAGAHRVLIFTQMTRMLDVLEQFLNYHGHIYLRLDGSTRVEQRQALMERFNADKRIFCFILSTRSGGVGVNLTGADTVVFYDSDWNPTMDAQAQDRCHRIGQTRDVHIYRLISERTVEENILKKANQKRMLGDMAIEGGNFTTAYFKQQTIRELFEMPLDEPAKKEGEVLTMAQEDEEDPMANKQTQILEQALCKAEDPEDIRAATQAKAEQVAELAEFNENIPLDADERPSKEEEEEMSKAEQEIASLMEQLTPIERYAMNFLEASLEDISREELKQAEEQVEAARKDIDQAKDEVVFKLPDDEEEGRLSEEGYIKKSKKAKVPSRAGPERTGTRMSERLRGTRLSLREADGVDTESPQARLPSLRHLRGHHARLEAEEAEDHLSLVAQHTRGAAIRRDLVREEMPVPTRKAAAKREESGTKVPGAGERVLRPIPHRTEAPFIGERVLRTSPQRPEPPATGDKVLRGTPQRAEPPATIERVLRAIPQRTDTPVPGDRVLRGAPQRAEPLAALERVLRSAPPRTDAPAPGDRVPRPAPLRPEAPPAGEQDLRPEAPGAGAKLLQPRPEAAPAREETPQPMLLAAEILGAPALLGHESTAPTGELASKKPPAEHVLRVEPPPTWEKVLGSMELKTGAKMGSAEPSSASEKFPLPTPCNLEIPAPDKPVPSPETPASGEEPPEEAKGSLGKAEVAGELSRCPVELDSVDVKRGEPVRGTLEVPESQAPDGPAAELPPETRAHSAARTGVEPPAAEPFSTTEDKVPGEAEPQPAWPLTGYLNQPVEAANSLPRLKTPPPSKEHNGLERPSPLSNSVAEPQPRELAQGATEPLEMATGGSSSLKVVSKRGLEDREDKPKHPDRVRAANTASLGLGEMQPGTTSSSDSPSPAKTPRRRTSADVEIRQNHQGQDGPAAKVLRKLPGRLVTVVEEKELIRRRRNRIHKLDTTGGTVVSPSSSSAHSISELELSPSSKELPLLRDLPARRRIELESRAAKERGDEGSGLELPPSLPPPPLKRKRGRPPKNKSPEQPSQGEAQPPPSTNVPRIRKPEIKTPEPSSPKTLKQPCKGEARPPPGTLKPRAQKLEPKAPEPVSPRSKTESSENDSPLEKRRRGRPPKAQWAPATPSTESPPKRKRGRPPKNPASPRVETAAPRPGSTSDRDTSAEKEPPPPGRKRRWRRKEEPGQAPSESSSDGEEARPLTRLARLRQEEKLESGSECSALLLSQSAAPKPEPDGTSSGESSTSEQAPARSTRQRPGSLVPPLEQEHQRRKRGCLSEGGKSPGAAGSSEDDGGGESESSAELSGEEGERRPKRRRRHAGRATGSRRRPCPRGSSADRILRSAAATPAGNTRSATGTTPGGVAGAPTPSATAAPAAMVTSSLSIRGRKPKT, encoded by the exons ATGGGTTCAGGAATCAAGGGCACTGGAGGCAAAAGTGGGACTGG GAGCGGTCTTCCCCGGGAAAGAGAAACCGTGGAAGTGGAGTCTGACGAGGAGGAGGAGTTCTCAGCTCACACAG GTGATTCAGAGACAGGCAGCCCCGAGCGCAGGCTGGGCTGCCAGGGGACCCAGGAGCTGGACAGTTCGTCCCAGCGGTTGCTTGACCAGAATGAGGCCggttcccagcatgcactggagCAGGACGACAGCACTTCGGCCACGAGCAAAGCTATCGGGGCGCGAGGCGAAGAGCAAGGGAGCAGTAAAATGCAGAGCCATCCTCCCCAACAGCACCATGCACTGCGCAGTGAG ATTGCACCAGACAAAATGACGGGGAGCAATCCTGTGTCACCGGCCTCTTCGGGGTCACCTGCCTCCAGTGGCAGCGTCTCGCCGCCACACCTCACTCACGATTCCTCCCTGGACAGTCACCTGGGCTTTGATGTGCCCAGGCTGCAAAGCAAAGCTCTGGCGTCCCCAGGAGTTTATGCCTCGGACCCGGCCAGCATGTGGGACAAGACGCATGCTGAGATCGCTGAGCAGGCCAAGCAC GAGGCAGAGATTGAGAACCGCATCGCGGAGATGAAGAAGGAGGGCTTCTGGTCCCTGAAGAGGCTCTCCAAGGTGCCGGAGCCAGTTCGCCCCAAGGTGCACTGGGATTACCTCTGTGAGGAGATGCAGTGGCTTTCGGCAGACTTTGCCCAGGAGCGACGCTGGAAGAGGGGTGTGGCCAGGAAG gtggTGCGGATGGTGATCCGGCACCATGAGGAGCAGAAACAGAAGGAGGAGCGAGCCAAGCGTGAGGAGCAGGCCAAGCTGAGGCGCATCGCCTCCTCCATCGCCAAAGAGGTCAAGCAGTTCTGGAGCAACGTGGAGAAG GTGGTGCAGTTCAAGCAGCAGTCTCGCctggaggagaagaggaagaaggcCCTGGACCTGCAGCTGGACTTCATCGTGGGCCAGACAGAGAAGTACTCAGATCTGCTGACTCAGAGCCTCAACGAGACCTTCCCCATAGCCAGCAAGACTGGCTCCTCCTCCCACATCAGCTCCTCCCACGCCGGCTCCACCACATCCAGTCCCCCGCCACCTCCACACCTCACCGACGAAGAAG ATGGGGACTTCCAGCCCCATGAGGAGTCAGACGATGAGGAGACGATTGAGgtggaggagcagcaggaagggAATGACTCGGAGACGCACCGGCGTGAGATAGAGCTGCTgaagcaggagagtgagctgcCCCTGGAGGAACTGCTGCAGTCCCTGCCCACCCAGATCCTGGAGAATTCCTGCAGCGCTGCCCCCTCCATCTGCAGCTCCAACaacgaggaggaggagactgcgcgggagagtgaggaggag CTAGGCCATGGTAGGAGTGCCTGGGGGGGCCAGGGCTCTCCTTTTGAGGTAGGAGGgcctggccccagcctctcctcccagccctctACTTCATGCCTCCAGCAGGAGAAAGCAAAGTCCGTCATGCAGAGGAACAAAAGGCCGTGGAAGCCTGACAAGGAGGATGAGGAGTTCACGGCCAACGAGGAGGAAG CTGAGGATGAAGAGGAGACGATCGACGCTGAAGAGAAGCTGGAAGGGGACATGGATCACAGGAAGGAACTGGATGACTTGGCCCAGGAAG GGGAGCTGCCcatggaggagctgctgcagagATATGCCGGCGCCTACGCCTCAGACTTTGAGATGGATGAGTCGGATAGCTCCTCGGATGCCTCGGAGCCCAGCACCTCGGAGTATGAGGAGGAGTCAGAGGATGAGGACAGCAGCAGCCAGTCAG ACTCCACGGCAGAGGAGGagagtgaggaagaggaggagagccaggaagaagaggaggaggaggaggaggataccCCTGCTGAGGAAGCGACGGCGGTGAGCCGGGAGGAAGACTTTGGCGTGGAGTACCTGTTGAAAAGGGACGAGGATCGGGGAGAGGGGCGTAACGACAcagcccccaccctggggcccaAGAAGGAGATCACAGACATCGCAGCCACTGCCGAGAGCCTGCAGCCCAAGGGCTACACTCTGGCTACTACCCAG GTGAAGACGCCCATCCCTTACCTGCTGCGGGGGACCCTGCGGGAGTATCAGCACATCGGCCTGGACTGGCTGGTCACCATGTACGAAAAGAAGCTCAACGGGATCCTGGCGGACGAGATGGGGCTGGGCAAGACCATCCAGACCATCTCCCTGCTGGCTCATTTGGCCTGCGAGAAGG GTAGCTGGGGTCCCCACCTGATCATCGTGCCCACCAGCGTGATGCTGAACTGGGAGATGGAGATCAAGCGCTGGTGCCCCAGTTTCAAGATCCTCACCTACTATGGGGCACAGAAGGAGCGCAAGCTCAAGCGGCAG GGCTGGACCAAGCCCAATGCCTTCCACATCTGCATCACCTCTTACAAGCTGGTGCTGCAGGACCACCAGGCATTCCGGCGCAAGAACTGGAAGTACCTGATTCTGGATGAGGCCCAGAACATCAAGAACTTCAAATCCCAGCGCTGGCAGTCGCTGCTCAACTTCAACAG TCAGAGGCGGCTGCTGCTGACAGGCACCCCCCTGCAGAACAGCCTGATGGAGCTCTGGTCCCTCATGCACTTCCTGATGCCCCATGTCTTCCAGTCGCACCGCGAGTTCAAGGAGTGGTTCTCCAATCCACTGACAGGCATGATCGAGGGTAGCCAGGAGTACAACGAGAGCCTGGTCAAACGGCTGCACAAG gtGCTGCGGCCCTTCCTCCTGCGAAGGGTTAAGGTGGATGTGGAGAAGCAAATGCCAAAGAAATATGAGCACGTCATCAAGTGCCGGCTGTCCAAGCGCCAACGCTATCTCTATGATGACTTCATGGCCCAGGCCAC CACCAAGGAGACTCTGGCCACAGGGCATTTCATGAGCGTCATCAACATCCTGATGCAGCTGCGGAAGGTCTGCAACCACCCCAACCTCTTCGACCCCCGGCCCATCCACTCGCCCTTCATCACCCAGGGCATCTGCTTCAGCACCGCCTCCCTCGTCCTGTGTGCCCTCAACCGGGACCCCTTTAAG CATGTGGACATGGGCATTTTCGACCTCATCAACCTGGAGGGGCGCGTGTCCCGCTACGAGGCCGACACCTTCCTGCCTAAGTGGAAGGTGACAAGGAAGCTGATCGAGGAGATCGCCGAGTCCCCGGACCCCCCGCCCAGGCCCAAGCCTGTCAAGATGAAAGTGAACAG gatGCTGCAGCCAGTGCCAAAGCCAGAGAACCGGACTGTGGTGCTGGTGAACAGCCCTCGCCCTGTGGCCCCCTTGCAGAGACCTATGGCTCCTGTGTTGCCAGAGGCCCTGGCCCCCATGCACCCCATGGGCCCAGTTCTCCCGGGGCCCATtcagcctcccctgctccctcacCCCATGGCCGTACCCATctcgctgcccctgcccctcccaccatcCCCGGTGCCGGTGCCTCCCGCTGCCAGGCCGCAGGGCCCAACGCTAGTGCCTACGCTGAGCCAGAACAACGCCGCTGCCGCCATGCTCCAGGCCCCGGTGTCCGCCCCGCAGG TCCTGCCTACACTGATGCCTGCGGCCCAGCTGGTCCCgaatgccccccagccccctgtgctgccGGCCCCTGCCACCgctgctgctgcctccacccTCAAGCCCGGCCCGGTGCCAGCCCCCGCCGTGCGGCTAGCCACCAACCCACTGAACCCGGGCGCCGTGGGGAGCATGATGAAGCCAGTGACAGTCCATTCCACCACTAGCACCCTGCCTGGCTACAACTTCCCGGCCACCAGCGCTGTGCAGCAGAGGCTGCTGCTCTCCCCGGACATGCAGGCCCGGCTGCCCT CGGGTGAGGTGGTGAGTATCGCACAGCTGGCCTCGCTGGCCAACCGGCCCCTGCAGAGCGCCCCAGGCAGCAAGCCCCTCACCTTCCAGATCCAAGGGAACAAGCTGACCCTGACGGGCACCCAGGTGCGGCAGGTCACCATGGCCCAGCCCCGACAGCTGCAAA GGAATGTAGTTCACCTGGTCTCTGCCGGGGGGCAGCACCACATCATCAGCCAGCCCGCCCAGGTGGCTCTCATCCAGGCCATGACCCAGCAGGGCGGACAGGCGCAGGGCGGGGTGCAGGCCATGTCAGGCCCCCAGCCCACCACCATCCTGCCCGCCCCAGCCTCTGCCACCACGGCAGCCACCACTTCAGCAGCCATCAGCGTCCCCATAGCTGCCACACAAG TGCCCTCCTCCATGGTGAACAGCTCTGGTGTGGTGAAGATCGTAGTGCGGCAGGCCCCGCGGGACGGCCtggtgcctgccccagccctacagcAGCCTCCACGCCCGGCCACAGCCACCACCCTGCCGAGCCTGCCGGCTGCCCTGATGGCACAGCGAGCCCAGCTCCCCGTGGCACCCATGCCGCCCGTGCGGTTGCCCACTCAGCCACTGGTTCCGGTGCGGGCACCCACCCCACTGCAGGCCCTGGTGCGACCCATGATCCGAGTGGTGCAGGCACAAGTGCCCAGCATGGAGCAGTCAG ctccagCACCGGCTCCACCTTCTCCTGCCACGGCggcccctctccccatcccccctgccACCACCGTCGCTGCTGCTGTCTGCCCCGCACTGGCTCCGCGGCCCGCAGCCgcacccagcccagtgcccaAGGAGGAACCCGAGACACTAATGCTACGCTCCACCACGCCCACCCCGCCTCCCCCGTCGCCACGGGCCCCACGGCACAGgcggcagccccctcccccaccccggtcaCCCTTCTATCTG GAATCACTTGAAGAGAAGCGGAAGAAGCAGAAGGAGGAGCGCCTGGACCGGCTTTTCCGCCTCAACGAGCAGCACTGCAACCTGGCCCCCATCTATGGCACCGAGGTGCTGCGCCTCTGCACCCtcttcccacccagcccccctcgggagcaggaggaggaggggcaggaagcgGCACCAGAGCTGGATGGCTGGAGGGGGGCCAGCTACAGCCACTGCTACGTGGCGCAGGTGCATCGGGACCCCCAGCACCTAGAGATGTATTGGCAGCGGGCCACAGCCGTTGCCCAGGCCATCCTGACCCCCCAGCAGAGGGTTGAGCAGTTGGCAGACATCATTGAGAG GTTCATCTTTGCTATGCCTCCCGTGGAGGCGCCTGCCATCACCATTCACACCTCTCACCCGCCCCCGTCACTCCTGCTCCACCAGGCCATCTTCAAGGAGACGCTGCGGCGGGAGATCTCGCCCCGTGCCAGCGGCCTGCATCGCATCGTCTGCAACATGCGCACCCAGTTCCCCGACCTGCGCCTCATCCAGTACGACTGCG GGAAGCTCCAGACCCTGGACCTGTTGCTGCGACAGCTGAAGGCCGGAGCGCATCGGGTCCTCATCTTCACCCAGATGACCCGCATGCTGGACGTGCTGGAGCAGTTCCTCAACTACCATGGGCACATCTACCTGCGCCTGGACGGCAGCACCCGCGTGGAGCAGAGACAG GCACTGATGGAGCGTTTCAACGCTGACAAGCGCATCTTCTGCTTCATCCTGTCGACACGCAGCGGAGGCGTGGGGGTGAACCTGACGGGTGCTGACACTGTGGTGTTCTACGACAGCGACTGGAACCCCACCATGGACGCCCAGGCCCAGGACCGCTGCCACCGCATCGGCCAGACCCGTGATGTTCACATCTACAG GCTGATCAGCGAACGGACAGTGGAGGAGAACATCCTGAAGAAGGCCAATCAGAAGAGGATGCTGGGAGACATGGCCATTGAGGGTGGGAACTTCACCACAGCTTACTTCAAACAG CAAACCATCCGGGAACTCTTCGAAATGCCCTTGGACGAGCCGGCCAAGAAGGAAGGGGAGGTCCTCACCATGGCACAGGAGGACGAGGAGGATCCCATGGCCAACAAGCAGACCCAGATCCTGGAGCAG GCGCTGTGCAAGGCCGAGGACCCTGAGGACATCCGAgcggccacacaggccaaggccgaGCAGGTGGCAGAGCTGGCCGAGTTCAACGAGAACATCCCCCTGGACGCAGACGAACGGcccagcaaggaggaggaggaggagatgtccAAGGCGGAGCAGGAGATCGCCTCGCTCATGGAGcag CTCACCCCCATTGAACGCTATGCCATGAACTTCCTGGAGGCCTCTCTGGAGGACATCAGCCGAGAGGAGCTGAAGCAGGCAGAG GAGCAGGTGGAGGCCGCCCGGAAGGACATAGACCAGGCCAAGGATGAGGTGGTGTTCAAGCTGCCCGATGACGAGGAGGAGGGTCGGCTCAGCGAGGAAGGCTACATCAAAAAGAGCAAGAAGGCCAAGGTGCCCAGCCGTGCAGGCCCAGAGCGCACTGGCACACGCATGAGTGAGCGACTGCGGGGCACTCGCCTCTCCCTGCGCGAGGCAGATGGAGTGGACACAGAGTCGCCCCAGGCCCGGCTCCCCAGCCTGCGCCACCTGCGGGGCCACCATGCCAGGCTGGAGGCCGAGGAGGCAGAAGACCACCTGTCCCTGGTGGCACAGCACACGCGTGGCGCAGCCATCCGCAGGGACCTGGTGCGGGAGGAGATGCCGGTTCCGACCCGCAAGGCCGCGGCCAAGAGGGAGGAGTCGGGGACCAAGGTTCCAGGGGCTGGCGAGAGGGTGCTCCGGCCCATCCCTCACAGAACAGAGGCCCCCTTCATCGGGGAGAGGGTGCTCCGGACCTCCCCGCAGAGACCTGAACCCCCTGCCACCGGAGACAAGGTGCTGCGAGGCACCCCCCAAAGAGCCGAGCCCCCAGCCACCATAGAGCGGGTGCTCCGAGCCATCCCTCAGAGAACAGACACCCCAGTCCCCGGGGACAGGGTGCTACGAGGCGCCCCGCAGCGAGCAGAGCCCTTGGCTGCCCTGGAGCGGGTGTTGCGGAGCGCCCCCCCGAGAACAGATGCTCCAGCTCCTGGGGACAGGGTGCCTCGACCAGCCCCACTCAGACCAGAggcacctcctgctggggagcaggaccTGAGACCTGAGGCACCAGGAGCTGGTGCGAAGCTCCTCCAGCCAAGACCTGAGGCAGCACCtgccagagaggagactccccagcCAATGCTCCTAGCTGCTGAGATCTTGGGGGCACCGGCCCTGCTAGGGCATGAGAGCACAGCACCCACAGGGGAGCTAGCCTCGAAGAAGCCCCCTGCTGAGCATGTGTTGAGGGTGGAACCTCCACCCACTTGGGAAAAGGTGCTGGGATCCATGGAGCTCAAGACGGGGGCGAAGATGGGGAGCGCGGAGCCATCGTCTGCCTCAGAGAAATTTCCCCTACCAACCCCCTGCAACCTGGAGATCCCAGCCCCCGACAAGCCGGTGCCAAGCCCGGAGACGCCAGCCTCTGGGGAGGAGCCACCTGAAGAAGCCAAGGGATCTTTGGGCAAAGCTGAGGTAGCCGGAGAGCTGTCCCGATGCCCAGTGGAGCTGGACAGTGTGGACGTGAAGAGGGGAGAGCCAGTCAGAGGTACCCTGGAGGTGCCGGAGAGCCAGGCACCCGATGGGCCCGCAGCAGAGCTCCCACCAGAGACGCGTGCCCACAGCGCTGCTAGGACAGGGGTCGAACCGCCCGCTGCTGAGCCTTTCTCCACCACAGAGGACAAAGTGCCAGGAGAGGCggagccccagccagcctggcctCTCACAGGCTACCTGAACCAGCCCGTGGAGGCTGCCAACTCCCTGCCTCGACTGAAAACGCCGCCCCCCAGCAAGGAGCACAACGGGCTAGAGCGGCCTTCCCCTCTCTCCAATAGCGTGGccgagccccagcccagggagctggcgCAGGGTGCCACGGAGCCACTGGAGATGGCcactggtggcagcagcagcctgaaggTGGTGTCCAAGAGGGGGCTGGAGGACCGGGAAGACAAGCCCAAGCACCCAGACAGAGTGCGTGCAGCCAACACCGCctcgctggggctgggggagatgcAGCCAGGGACGACCTCCTCCTCGGACAGCCCATCGCCGGCCAAAACACCGCGCCGACGCACCAGCGCTGACGTAGAGATCCGGCAGAACCACCAGGGCCAGGACGGCCCAGCTGCCAAGGTCTTGCGCAAGCTGCCAGGCCGCCTGGTTACTGTGGTGGAGGAGAAAGAGCTGATCCGACGCCGGCGCAACCGCATCCACAAGCTGGACACCACCGGCGGCACCGTGGTGAGCCCCAGCAGCAGTTCGGCCCACAGCATCTCCGAGCTGGAGTTGTCCCCCTCCAGCAAGGAGCTGCCGCTGCTCCGTGACCTGCCCGCCCGCCGCAGGATTGAGCTGGAGAGCCGGGCTGCCAAGGAGAGGGGAGACGAGggatctgggctggagctgccccccagcctgcccccgccGCCCCTCAAGCGTAAACGGGGCCGGCCCCCCAAGAACAAGTCTCCAGAGCAGCCAAGCCAGGGGGAAGCACagccaccacccagcaccaatgTGCCCCGCATCAGGAAGCCAGAGATCAAGACTCCCGAGCCATCCTCACCCAAGACCCTGAAGCAGCCATGCAAGGGGGAGGCACGGCCACCGCCCGGCACCCTGAAGCCACGTGCCCAGAAGCTGGAGCCCAAGGCCCCTGAGCCAGTCTCACCCAGGAGCAAGACAGAGAGCAGTGAGAATGACTCCCCCCTGGAGAAGCGCCGGCGGGGCCGGCCCCCCAAGGCACAGTGGGCCCCTGCCACTCCCAGCACTGAGTCACCCCCCAAGCGCAAGCGGGGCCGGCCCCCCAAGAACCCAGCTTCCCCCCGTGTGGAGACAGCAGCCCCCCGCCCTGGCTCAACTTCGGACCGTGACACCTCTGCCGAGAAGGAGCCGCCCCCACCTGGCCGcaagaggaggtggaggaggaaggaagagccTGGCCAGGCCCCCAGCGAGAGCTCGTCAGATGGCGAGGAGGCCCGGCCCCTCACCCGGCTGGCCCGTCTCCGGCAGGAAGAGAAGCTGGAGTCGGGCAGCGAGTGCTCGGCCCTGCTCCTATCCCAGAGCGCTGCCCCTAAGCCGGAGCCGGACGGCACCTCGTCAGGGGAGAGCAGCACCTCCGAGcaggccccagcccgctccacccGCCAGCGCCCTGGCAGCTTGGTGCCACCGCTGGAGCAGGAGCATCAGAGGCGCAAGCGGGGGTGCTTGTCAGAGGGCGGCAAGTCCCCCGGGGCTGCCGGCTCATCGGAGGACGACGGGGGCGGCGAGTCAGAGTCGTCAGCAGAGTTGAGCGGCGAGGAGGGCGAGCGGCGGCCCAAGCGCCGCCGCCGCCATGCAGGCCGAgccaccggcagcaggaggcggCCGTGCCCCCGAGGCAGTTCGGCCGACCGCATCCTGCGAAGCGCCGCCGCCACCCCAGCCGGCAACACCCGCTCGGCCACCGGCACCACGCCGGGGGGggtggctggagcccccaccccctcggCCACCGCTGCTCCTGCCGCCATGGTTACCTCCTCACTAAGTATCAGAGGCCGCAAGCCCAAAACGTGA